In one window of Camelina sativa cultivar DH55 chromosome 15, Cs, whole genome shotgun sequence DNA:
- the LOC104747303 gene encoding methylmalonate-semialdehyde dehydrogenase [acylating], mitochondrial isoform X1, with amino-acid sequence MLLRISVLLCWGFPGNSLRPLRPHFLALRSSFLSTSPDPPRVPNLIGGSFVDSQSSSHIDVINPATQEVVSKVPLTTNEEFKAAVSAAKQAFPLWRNTPITTRQRVMLKFQELIRKNMDKLAMSITTEQGKTLKDSHGDIFRGLEVVEHACGMATLQMGEYVPNVSNGVDTYSIREPLGVCAGICPFNFPAMIPLWMFPVAVTCGNTYILKPSEKDPGASVILAELAMEAGLPDGVLNIVHGTNDTVNAICDDEDIRAVSFVGSNTAGMHIYARAAAKGKRIQSNMGAKNHGLVLPDANIEATLNALLAAGFGAAGQRCMALSTVVFVGDAKSWEDKLVERAKALKVTCGSEPDADLGPVISKQAKERICRLIQSGVEDGAKLLLDGRNIVVPGYEKGNFIGPTILSGVTPDMECYKEEIFGPVLVCMEASSFDEAISIINKNKYGNGAAVFTSSGAAARKFQMEIEAGQIGINVPIPVPLPFFSFTGNKASFAGDLNFYGKAGVDFFTQIKTVTQQWKDIPTSVSLAMPTSQKP; translated from the exons ATGTTGCTACGAATCTCTG TTTTGTTGTGCTGGGGTTTTCCAGGTAACAGTCTGAGACCTTTGAGACCTCACTTTCTCGCTCTCCGTAGCTCTTTCTTATCAACTTCACCGGATCCTCCG AGAGTACCAAATCTTATTGGAGGTTCTTTTGTTGATTCTCAATCATCTTCACATATCGATGTTATCAACCCT GCTACACAAGAGGTTGTTTCCAAAGTTCCATTGACTACTAATGAAGAGTTTAAGGCGGCGGTATCCGCTGCCAAGCAAGCGTTTCCATTGTGGAGAAACACGCCGATTACTACCAGGCAGCGTGTTATGCTCAAGTTTCAAGAACTTATACGCAAGAATATG gataAACTTGCTATGAGCATTACGACCGAGCAAGGGAAGACGTTAAAGGATTCACATGGTGATATCTTCCGTGGGttag AGGTTGTGGAGCATGCCTGTGGAATGGCCACTTTACAGATGGGTGAATATGTCCCCAATGTATCTAATGGAGTTGATACATATAGTATTAGGGAGCCATTAGGTGTCTGTGCTGGCATTTGTCCCTTCAACTTTCCAGCCATGATTCCTTTATGG ATGTTTCCAGTTGCAGTGACATGTGGTAATACCTATATTCTTAAGCCATCAGAGAAGGATCCCG GTGCTTCTGTTATACTCGCTGAGTTGGCAATGGAAGCTGGATTACCTGACGGGGTTCTCAATATCGTTCATGGCACTAAT GATACTGTGAATGCTATCtgtgatgatgaagatataAGGGCTGTTTCTTTTGTTGGCTCGAACACA gCTGGAATGCATATATATGCAAGAGCAGCAGCGAAAGGCAAACGTATTCAG TCAAATATGGGGGCGAAAAATCATGGACTTGTCTTGCCTGATGCCAACATCGAGGCTACTTTAAATGCGCTACTTGCTGCTGGGTTTGGTGCCGCTGGACAGAGATGCATGGCACTGAGTACAGTGGTATTTGTAGGCGATGCAAAATCATG GGAGGATAAACTCGTTGAACGAGCGAAAGCCCTTAAAGTCACATGTGGGTCAGAACCAGATGCAGACCTGGGTCCTGTAATTAGTAAACAG GCCAAAGAAAGGATATGCCGCTTGATTCAATCTGGTGTGGAAGATGGTGCTAAATTGCTGCTTGACGGAAGAAATATTGTG GTTCCAGGATACGAGAAAGGGAATTTCATCGGTCCTACCATTTTATCTGGTGTTACTCCAGACATGGAGTGTTACAAG GAGGAAATCTTTGGTCCCGTTCTTGTATGCATGGAG GCAAGCAGCTTTGATGAGGCCATAtccataataaataaaaacaa GTATGGGAACGGTGCTGCGGTTTTTACTTCGTCGGGGGCAGCAGCAAGAAAGTTTCAGATGGAAATTGAAGCAGGACAG ATCGGTATTAATGTTCCAATCCCGGTTCCGTTACCGTTCTTCTCCTTCACTGGGAACAAGGCCTCTTTTGCAGGAGATCTTAACTTCTATG GCAAAGCAGGAGTGGACTTTTTCACTCAGATCAAGACAGTGACACAACAGTGGAAGGATATTCCAACTTCAGTATCTCTTGCAATGCCGACTTCGCAAAAGCCATAA
- the LOC104747302 gene encoding putative glycerol-3-phosphate transporter 5: MQSRIVGLAPAFSLFPNLNTPHKTFTFHQILVLIITFIAYASFHASRKPPSIVKSVLGPPPVGSSNSSSSIDNGWAPFNGTQGTKRLGELDLAFLSSYALGMYFAGHLGDRIDLRYLLVFGMMGSGILTLVFGLGYWMNVHTLGFYLSVQIVCGLFQSIGWPCVVSVVGNWCGKEKRGLIMGVWNSHTSVGNILGSVIASSVLDLGWGWSFVLPGGLVIVSGVFVFMFLVVSPHDLGFEEPPGKQMEIEMSLGENVEASLSKQEAEEDAVLLESVVDDDSLFAIGFLEAWRLPGVAPYAFCLFFSKLVAYTFLYWLPYYLRHTAVAGVNLSHKTAGILSTVFDIGGVLGGISAGFISDQINARALTSITFLALSIPALILYRIYGSVSMFINIALMFISGLLVNGPYALITTAVAADLGTQDSIKGNGRALATVTAIIDGTGSVGAALGPLLAGFISSRGWNSVFFMLIVSIFLAGLFLVRLAKAEINEMRSGELIPSSDPQS, encoded by the exons ATGCAATCGAGAATCGTCGGATTAGCTCCGGCGTTTTCTCTATTCCCTAACCTAAACACACCTCACAAAACCTTCACTTTTCATCAAATCTTGGTTCTCATCATTACATTCATAGCCTATGCTTCGTTTCACGCTTCCCGTAAACCTCCCAGCATCGTCAAGAGCGTTCTCGGACCACCTCCAGTTGGATCTTCTAATTCATCATCCTCGATTGATAATGGATGGGCTCCGTTTAACGGAACACAAGGGACTAAGAGACTTGGTGAGCTTGATTTGGCGTTTCTTTCGTCGTATGCTTTGGGTATGTACTTTGCAGGTCATTTAGGAGATAGGATTGATTTGAGATACTTGCTTGTGTTTGGAATGATGGGTAGTGGGATTCTCACCCTTGTTTTTGGGTTAGGGTATTGGATGAATGTTCATACGCTTGGGTTTTACTTGAGTGTTCAGATTGTTTGTGGTCTGTTTCAGTCTATTGGGTGGCCTTGTGTTGTCTCTGTTGTTGGTAATTGGTGTGGGAAAGAGAAACGTGGTTTGATTATGGGTGTGTGGAATTCTCATACATCTGTTGGGAACATTCTTGGCTCGGTTATTGCGTCCTCGGTTCTCGATCTCGGATGGGGGTGGTCTTTTGTTTTGCCTGGTGGGCTGGTTATTGTGTCTGGGgtgtttgtgtttatgtttcttgttgtgaGTCCTCATGATTTGGGGTTTGAAGAACCGCCGGGCAAACAGATGGAGATTGAGATGAGTTTAGGTGAGAATGTTGAAGCAAGTTTGAGCAAACAGGAAGCTGAGGAGGATGCAGTGCTTCTTGAATCTGTAGTAGATGATGATTCCTTGTTTGCTATCGGGTTTCTCGAGGCTTGGAGATTGCCTGGTGTGGCACCTTACgctttctgtttgtttttctcGAAACTCGTCGCCTACACGTTCCTGTATTGGTTACCATACTACTTAAGGCACACAG CTGTTGCGGGTGTGAATCTCTCGCATAAAACCGCTGGGATTCTCTCGACAGTCTTTGACATAGGAGGAGTGCTTGGTGGAATATCAGCAGGGTTCATATCTGATCAAATCAACGCCCGCGCCCTCACATCAATCACATTCTTGGCACTCTCCATTCCTGCCCTCATTTTGTACAGAATCTATGGGAGTGTGTCCATGTTCATCAACATTGCCTTGATGTTTATATCCGGGTTATTAGTAAACGGTCCTTATGCACTCATAACCACAGCTGTTGCAGCTGATCTTGGAACACAAGACTCAATTAAAGGAAATGGTCGGGCGCTGGCCACGGTAACTGCTATTATAGACGGTACTGGTTCGGTTGGGGCGGCTCTGGGACCGCTTCTCGCTGGTTTCATATCGAGCAGAGGGTGGAACAGTGTTTTTTTCATGCTTAtcgtttcaatttttttggctGGTTTGTTCTTGGTTCGGCTTGCAAAGGCTGAGATCAATGAGATGAGGTCTGGAGAATTGATCCCGTCGAGTGATCCTCAGAGCTGA
- the LOC104748665 gene encoding uncharacterized protein LOC104748665 — MVGYPFGKKAWRLYDLDTEQFFTCRDVRFQEDVFPFATIENYTPSVVPSGPLPGDLFLDAPTNVPDPVPSAAEDATPSTPKQLVHPPFLAPSCDIDSTPSLSSDSPQIDHMPLVESPSSPGLPELLGKGLCTKKPSVLLKDYVVTRNVHSPSHVLSPDLSTKESSSTVSGKVLYPIADCLHESGFSANHIAFLAAILDSNEPKHFKDAVLIKEWCDAMQKEIDALDANQTWEVTDLPPGKKAISSKWV; from the exons ATGGTCGGTTATCCATTTGGTAAGAAAGCCTGGCGGCTGTATGATCTCGACACAGAACAGTTTTTCACATGTAGAGATGTGCGTTTTCAGGAGGACGTGTTTCCTTTTGCTACGATTGAGAACTACACACCGTCGGTCGTACCATCAGGTCCTCTCCCTGGTGATCTTTTTCTTGATGCACCTACCAACGTCCCCGACCCTGTACCGTCAG CTGCTGAGGATGCCACACCATCGACACCTAAACAACTAGTGCATCCCCCGTTTCTGGCTCCTTCTTGTGACATTGACTCCACTCCTTCGTTGTCATCAGATTCACCACAGATCGATCATATGCCTCTTGTTGAGTCACCATCATCACCGGGTCTTCCTGAACTTCTCGGCAAGGGTCTTTGTACCAAGAAACCGTCTGTGTTGCTTAAGGATTACGTTGTCACTCGCAATGTACACTCTCCCTCACACGTTCTCTCGCCTGATCTCTCCACCAAAGAATCCTCGTCAACGGTCTCCGGTAAGGTTTTATATCCTATTGCTGATTGCTTACATGAGTCTGGTTTTTCAGCAAACCATATTGCCTTTCTTGCCGCGATTCTCGACAGCAATGAACCTAAGCACTTTAAGGATGCGGTTCTCATCAAGGAGTGGTGCGATGCTATGCAGAAGGAAATTGATGCTCTTGATGCTAATCAGACATGGGAGGTTACTGATCTCCCTCCCGGGAAGAAAGCTATCAGCAGCAAATGGGTCTAG
- the LOC109129143 gene encoding uncharacterized protein LOC109129143, with product MKLPPGFKSADPNKVCRLRKSLYGLKQAPRCWFLKLSTALRELGFTQSYQDYSLFSLRRGTLILHVLVYVDDFVVAGNNLQAINEFKVQVNKRFHMKDLGKLKYFLGIEVSRVPDGFCLSQRKYALDILSETGLLGAKPSPRYRHLVGWFIYLTITRPDLSYAVHILFQFMKAPLVDHWEAALCLVRYLKGSPAQGIFLRSDSELHLSAYCDSDYNGCPLTYRSLSAYVVYLGDSPISWKTKKQKTVSSSSAEAEYRAMAYTLKEIKWLRALMRTLGVVHSHPIDLHCDSQAVIYITANLVFHERTKHIESDCHQVQDVVQAKLITTHHISTKDQLVAEILTKALPELTFARLMSTFGVRHYVPPT from the exons ATGAAACTTCCTCCGGGGTTCAAGTCTGCGGATCCCAACAAAGTTTGTCGTCTTCGAAAGTCTCTGTACGGCCTTAAACAAGCTCCGCGCTGTTGGTTTTTGAAGTTGTCAACTGCTCTTCGGGAACTTGGCTTCACTCAGAGCTATCAGGATTATTCTTTATTCTCCTTACGACGAGGGACACTAATCCTTCATGTTTTggtgtatgtggatgattttgttgttgcCGGAAATAATCTTCAAGCGATCAACGAGTTCAAAGTTCAGGTCAACAAACGTTTTCATATGAAGGATTTGGGTAAACTTAAGTATTTTCTCGGTATTGAGGTTTCTCGGGTTCCGGATGGTTTTTGTCTCTCCCAACGTAAGTACGCTCTTGACATTCTCTCTGAAACTGGTCTCTTAGGTGCTAAACCGTCTCCG CGGTATCGCCATCTGGTGGGCTGGTTCATTTACTTGACCATCACCAGACCAGACTTGAGTTACGCTGTGCATATCCTTTTTCAGTTTATGAAAGCCCCTCTCGTTGATCATTGGGAAGCAGCCTTGTGTCTGGTTCGCTATCTCAAAGGTTCTCCTGCTCAAGGTATATTTCTTCGTTCTGACAGTGAGCTTCATCTCAGTGCATATTGTGACTCCGACTATAACGGTTGTCCTTTAACTTATCGGTCTCTCTCCGCCTACGTCGTTTACTTGGGTGACTCACCCATCTCTTGGAAAACCAAGAAACAGAAAACggtctcctcttcctctgcgGAAGCAGAATACCGCGCCATGGCCTATACTCTAAAGGAAATCAAATGGCTGAGGGCTCTTATGCGCACGTTGGGTGTTGTTCATTCTCACCCTATCGATCTTCATTGTGACAGTCAAGCTGTTATCTACATTACAGCTAATCTTGTCTTCCATGAGCGTACCAAACACATTGAGTCTGACTGCCATCAAGTTCAGGATGTTGTTCAGGCCAAGCTCATTACAACTCATCACATTTCTACAAAGGACCAGCTGGTGGCCGAGATCTTGACCAAAGCATTGCCCGAACTTACCTTTGCAAGACTGATGTCCACGTTTGGCGTTCGACATTACGTACCACCAACGTGA
- the LOC104747300 gene encoding glycine-rich RNA-binding protein GRP2A-like has protein sequence MASPTDVKFTCYVGNLESDTDEKDLENAFSQFGDVMDSKVIYERDDEDYYDYDYDYDSDSMTIRKVYGFVSFKDEKSMKDAIKGMNGKKLGLKTINVQESHSSRRSRRPVGRAGSKRV, from the exons ATGGCGTCGCCGACAGATGTCAAGTTCACGTGCTATGTTGGCAACCTTGAGTCGGACACAGATGAAAAAGATCTTGAGAATGCATTTTCTCAGTTTGGCGACGTCATGGATTCTAAA GTCATTTACGAAAGAGATGATGAGgattattatgattatgattatgattatgattctGACTCCATGACAATAAGAAAGGTATATGGATTTGTTAGTTTCAAAGATGAGAAATCCATGAAAGATGCCATCAAGGGAATGAACGGTAAGAAGCTCGGTTTAAAGACCATTAATGTGCAAGAGTCTCACTCATCTCGGAGGAGTCGTCGTCCTGTTGGACGTGCTGGTTCAAAAAGGGTTTAG
- the LOC104748663 gene encoding glycine-rich RNA-binding protein GRP2A-like — translation MASTDVEFTCYVGNLESDTDEKDLENAFSQFGDVIDSNVVYERDYDYYDYENDYECELPISITTKKVYGFVSFKDEKCMKDAIKGMNRQNLGLKTINVQESHSSRRRRRRRG, via the exons ATGGCTTCCACAGATGTTGAATTCACGTGCTATGTTGGCAACCTGGAGTCGGACACAGACGAAAAAGATCTCGAGAATGCGTTTTCTCAGTTTGGCGACGTTATAGATTCTAAT GTCGTTTACGAAAGAGATTATGACTATTATGATTATGAAAACGACTACGAATGTGAGCTTCCGATCTCCATAACAACGAAAAAGGTATATGGATTTGTTAGTTTCAAAGATGAGAAATGCATGAAGGATGCAATCAAGGGAATGAACCGTCAGAACCTCGGGTTAAAGACCATTAATGTGCAAGAGTCTCACTCATCTCGGAggcgtcgtcgtcgtcgtggt
- the LOC104748666 gene encoding probable transcription factor PosF21, whose product MNGWNNITPSEPRSRMMQRPAFYSSLPPLSLSPSSLRNHPLRSLSLSPKLLRGSSSLAHVEDIDSSIRINENPTSPPSIMRHYRSVSVDSCFNDFLELPLSPTSSVDGDCANTLDLEFGKDEYTADELKKILKSTKLTEGRPDPKEVRRILANREAATRSKKRKSQYLIDLECRIKFLEKAITLMQKKEKLLEKDKQLLVDEKEEIRIRLESLKQQTKLHPDDIESLKATTTLNEQVSVEAQRLKEVLTSNEQLIIEVQRLKMVIGKVMHNDSQSDGLNIYQIDPNMFQKLTINESNQPHTDKQP is encoded by the exons ATGAATGGATGGAACAATATCACTCCTTCCGAACCACGGTCGAGGATGATGCAGCGGCCGGCTTTCTACTCCTCCTTGCCGCCTTTGAGCCTTTCTCCGTCGTCATTACGTAATCATCCACTAAGATCGCTGAGCCTTTCTCCAAAGTTGTTACGCGGTTCTTCGTCATTGGCTCATGTGGAGGATATAGACTCCTCCATTAGGATCAACGAAAACCCTACATCGCCTCCTTCGATTATGAGACACTACAGGAGTGTTTCGGTGGATAGTTGTTTCAATGACTTCCTGGAGCTGCCTCTTTCTCCTACCAGTTCGGTTGATGGAGACTGCGCGAATACTTTGGACCTTGAGTTTGGTAAAGATGAGTACACTGCTGATGAAttgaagaagattttgaaaagTACCAAACTTACAGAGGGTAGACCTGATCCTAAAGAAGTCAGAAG AATCTTGGCAAACAGAGAGGCAGCTACACGTTCAAAGAAGAGGAAGTCACAGTACCTTATTGACTTGGAATGCAGAATAAAGTTTCTTGAGAAGGCGATCACGTTGatgcaaaaaaaagagaagcttttGGAG AAAGATAAACAATTGTTGGTTGATGAAAAGGAGGAAATCAGGATTCGACTTGAATCGCTGAAGCAACAGACAAAACTCCATCCTGACG ATATTGAAAGTCTAAAGGCGACGACAACGTTGAACGAACAAGTGAGTGTGGAAGCACAACGGCTGAAGGAAGTATTGACATCGAACGAACAATTGATTATAGAAGTGCAGCGGCTAAAGATGGTAATAGGTAAAGTGATGCATAACGACAGCCAATCCGATGGATTAAACATATATCAAATTGACCCAAACATGTTCCAGAAACTCACCATCAATGAGTCCAACCAACCACACACAGACAAGCAGCCCTGA
- the LOC104747303 gene encoding methylmalonate-semialdehyde dehydrogenase [acylating], mitochondrial isoform X2 encodes MLLRISGNSLRPLRPHFLALRSSFLSTSPDPPRVPNLIGGSFVDSQSSSHIDVINPATQEVVSKVPLTTNEEFKAAVSAAKQAFPLWRNTPITTRQRVMLKFQELIRKNMDKLAMSITTEQGKTLKDSHGDIFRGLEVVEHACGMATLQMGEYVPNVSNGVDTYSIREPLGVCAGICPFNFPAMIPLWMFPVAVTCGNTYILKPSEKDPGASVILAELAMEAGLPDGVLNIVHGTNDTVNAICDDEDIRAVSFVGSNTAGMHIYARAAAKGKRIQSNMGAKNHGLVLPDANIEATLNALLAAGFGAAGQRCMALSTVVFVGDAKSWEDKLVERAKALKVTCGSEPDADLGPVISKQAKERICRLIQSGVEDGAKLLLDGRNIVVPGYEKGNFIGPTILSGVTPDMECYKEEIFGPVLVCMEASSFDEAISIINKNKYGNGAAVFTSSGAAARKFQMEIEAGQIGINVPIPVPLPFFSFTGNKASFAGDLNFYGKAGVDFFTQIKTVTQQWKDIPTSVSLAMPTSQKP; translated from the exons ATGTTGCTACGAATCTCTG GTAACAGTCTGAGACCTTTGAGACCTCACTTTCTCGCTCTCCGTAGCTCTTTCTTATCAACTTCACCGGATCCTCCG AGAGTACCAAATCTTATTGGAGGTTCTTTTGTTGATTCTCAATCATCTTCACATATCGATGTTATCAACCCT GCTACACAAGAGGTTGTTTCCAAAGTTCCATTGACTACTAATGAAGAGTTTAAGGCGGCGGTATCCGCTGCCAAGCAAGCGTTTCCATTGTGGAGAAACACGCCGATTACTACCAGGCAGCGTGTTATGCTCAAGTTTCAAGAACTTATACGCAAGAATATG gataAACTTGCTATGAGCATTACGACCGAGCAAGGGAAGACGTTAAAGGATTCACATGGTGATATCTTCCGTGGGttag AGGTTGTGGAGCATGCCTGTGGAATGGCCACTTTACAGATGGGTGAATATGTCCCCAATGTATCTAATGGAGTTGATACATATAGTATTAGGGAGCCATTAGGTGTCTGTGCTGGCATTTGTCCCTTCAACTTTCCAGCCATGATTCCTTTATGG ATGTTTCCAGTTGCAGTGACATGTGGTAATACCTATATTCTTAAGCCATCAGAGAAGGATCCCG GTGCTTCTGTTATACTCGCTGAGTTGGCAATGGAAGCTGGATTACCTGACGGGGTTCTCAATATCGTTCATGGCACTAAT GATACTGTGAATGCTATCtgtgatgatgaagatataAGGGCTGTTTCTTTTGTTGGCTCGAACACA gCTGGAATGCATATATATGCAAGAGCAGCAGCGAAAGGCAAACGTATTCAG TCAAATATGGGGGCGAAAAATCATGGACTTGTCTTGCCTGATGCCAACATCGAGGCTACTTTAAATGCGCTACTTGCTGCTGGGTTTGGTGCCGCTGGACAGAGATGCATGGCACTGAGTACAGTGGTATTTGTAGGCGATGCAAAATCATG GGAGGATAAACTCGTTGAACGAGCGAAAGCCCTTAAAGTCACATGTGGGTCAGAACCAGATGCAGACCTGGGTCCTGTAATTAGTAAACAG GCCAAAGAAAGGATATGCCGCTTGATTCAATCTGGTGTGGAAGATGGTGCTAAATTGCTGCTTGACGGAAGAAATATTGTG GTTCCAGGATACGAGAAAGGGAATTTCATCGGTCCTACCATTTTATCTGGTGTTACTCCAGACATGGAGTGTTACAAG GAGGAAATCTTTGGTCCCGTTCTTGTATGCATGGAG GCAAGCAGCTTTGATGAGGCCATAtccataataaataaaaacaa GTATGGGAACGGTGCTGCGGTTTTTACTTCGTCGGGGGCAGCAGCAAGAAAGTTTCAGATGGAAATTGAAGCAGGACAG ATCGGTATTAATGTTCCAATCCCGGTTCCGTTACCGTTCTTCTCCTTCACTGGGAACAAGGCCTCTTTTGCAGGAGATCTTAACTTCTATG GCAAAGCAGGAGTGGACTTTTTCACTCAGATCAAGACAGTGACACAACAGTGGAAGGATATTCCAACTTCAGTATCTCTTGCAATGCCGACTTCGCAAAAGCCATAA